One genomic window of Methanosarcina acetivorans C2A includes the following:
- a CDS encoding glycosyltransferase family 2 protein, which yields MNPKVAIIILNWNGWEDTVECLESVYQIEYPLYEVIVVDNGSKDGSIQKIKNYADGKTKVKSTFFKFSQENKPIYVKEYSKAELENSVPIKETITNPVSRKNLILIKNDNNYGFAEGNNIGIRFTLNNLNPDYILLLNNDTVVDPYFLNEMIKVAENDSHIGVLGPTVYEYKNPFEVQSAGAKIYWNKGEVVNLTSRESKYSDEPEDVDSVIGCALLAKTELFHKIGYLNKDYFAYLEESEWCVRAHKASYRIVYVPIGKIWHKGGATSNKITGFTLYHYTRNRFWFMKKHASKSQYVSCLIYFFGFRMWLVVGGIFYRQRTKEMLPSLISFFKGIRDGIMT from the coding sequence ATGAACCCAAAAGTCGCCATCATAATTCTCAACTGGAATGGTTGGGAAGACACCGTAGAATGTTTAGAGTCTGTTTATCAAATCGAGTATCCCCTTTACGAAGTTATAGTAGTCGATAATGGCTCAAAAGATGGCTCTATTCAAAAAATAAAAAACTATGCTGATGGAAAAACTAAAGTTAAATCTACATTCTTTAAGTTTTCCCAGGAAAATAAACCAATTTATGTCAAAGAATATTCTAAGGCTGAGCTGGAAAACTCAGTTCCAATAAAAGAAACAATTACAAATCCAGTTTCAAGAAAAAATTTGATTCTTATAAAAAATGATAATAATTATGGTTTTGCTGAAGGAAATAATATTGGTATTAGATTTACTTTAAACAATCTCAATCCAGATTACATTCTCTTACTTAATAACGATACCGTTGTTGATCCTTATTTTTTAAATGAAATGATAAAGGTGGCAGAGAACGATTCGCATATAGGAGTACTAGGGCCAACTGTATACGAATATAAAAACCCTTTTGAAGTTCAGTCTGCTGGTGCAAAAATTTATTGGAACAAGGGTGAAGTAGTTAATCTGACATCACGTGAAAGTAAATATTCTGACGAGCCAGAGGATGTCGACAGTGTAATAGGTTGTGCATTACTTGCAAAAACTGAATTATTCCATAAAATTGGGTATCTGAATAAAGATTATTTTGCATATCTGGAAGAATCTGAGTGGTGCGTACGTGCTCATAAAGCATCCTATAGAATAGTTTACGTACCAATAGGGAAGATATGGCACAAAGGTGGAGCCACAAGTAATAAAATAACTGGTTTTACTCTTTATCATTACACAAGAAATCGATTTTGGTTCATGAAAAAGCATGCATCAAAGAGCCAGTATGTCTCTTGCCTAATTTATTTTTTTGGATTTCGAATGTGGCTTGTTGTTGGTGGCATTTTTTATCGTCAAAGAACTAAGGAAATGTTGCCATCTCTTATTTCATTCTTTAAGGGGATTAGAGATGGAATTATGACCTGA
- a CDS encoding transposase has translation MGKGNIAIDKSMIKTIVDGKIIIPLPKVLVENRYYPMFSIFSPTQCDSCGSKLHVNSHHTRFIISRYGTISLNVTYWLCPTCKKHYHDRVIGVQGSANYSSEYYDTQINVRYDGRCSLHNSRRIGETYTEGVINVCGRAPCPTSLWLYEQKLAKLSKQELLNQGVSFEETLYVDGNWIKNGWKKKLEEFIGTKLTKKEWKKMRYKSVYVVATKEKVILDFEVTERLPTIEALMPLFIRIKNRFPEDKIKKIVSDEDKAIIGAVKMVFPEVTHSFCVFHQLKNVSKRYYEEFSSVEEIPDNDKITYNEISQLILSDTVISAVAHIQKIREFNSDLELSEASHKAISYAEEIFSKNVSFLKKGFTPETDNTMEQIFSLICDIVDKVRSFKTDNGLTNFCYNLFTFFNKRCFSTGKWKGFSPLMRARFQYG, from the coding sequence ATGGGAAAAGGAAACATTGCAATAGATAAATCAATGATAAAAACGATAGTTGACGGCAAAATAATAATTCCTTTGCCAAAAGTTTTGGTTGAAAATCGATACTATCCTATGTTCTCTATATTCTCCCCTACTCAGTGTGATAGTTGTGGAAGTAAATTACATGTTAACTCTCATCACACTCGTTTTATTATATCACGTTACGGCACTATATCTCTCAATGTTACATACTGGCTTTGTCCCACTTGTAAGAAACATTATCATGATCGGGTTATTGGTGTTCAGGGTTCTGCAAATTACAGTTCTGAATATTATGATACACAAATAAATGTCAGATACGATGGACGATGCAGTCTGCACAATTCTCGGCGAATTGGGGAAACATATACAGAAGGAGTAATAAATGTCTGTGGAAGAGCTCCTTGTCCCACTTCATTGTGGTTATATGAACAGAAACTAGCAAAACTTTCAAAGCAAGAACTTTTGAACCAAGGAGTTAGCTTTGAAGAAACATTGTATGTTGATGGGAATTGGATCAAGAATGGATGGAAAAAAAAGCTTGAAGAATTTATTGGAACGAAACTCACAAAGAAAGAATGGAAAAAAATGCGATATAAATCTGTTTACGTTGTTGCTACCAAAGAGAAGGTCATTTTAGATTTTGAAGTAACTGAGAGGTTACCAACAATTGAGGCTCTGATGCCTCTTTTTATACGAATAAAGAACCGATTTCCTGAAGATAAAATCAAAAAGATTGTTTCTGATGAGGATAAAGCGATCATTGGAGCCGTAAAAATGGTCTTTCCTGAAGTGACTCATTCTTTTTGTGTGTTTCATCAATTAAAAAACGTTAGTAAGAGGTATTATGAGGAATTCAGTTCTGTTGAAGAGATTCCAGATAACGATAAGATTACCTACAATGAGATATCTCAATTGATACTTTCTGATACGGTTATCAGTGCTGTTGCGCATATTCAGAAGATACGAGAATTTAACTCTGATCTTGAACTTTCTGAAGCGTCTCATAAAGCGATTTCTTATGCCGAAGAGATTTTCAGCAAGAATGTGAGCTTCTTGAAAAAAGGTTTTACACCTGAGACAGATAATACAATGGAACAAATATTTTCTTTGATATGTGATATAGTAGACAAAGTAAGGTCATTCAAAACCGATAATGGACTAACTAATTTTTGTTACAATCTATTTACTTTTTTCAACAAACGGTGTTTCAGCACTGGAAAATGGAAAGGTTTCTCACCTTTAATGAGAGCAAGATTCCAATATGGATAA
- the istA gene encoding IS21-like element ISMac3 family transposase — MLKTEEWLLIRDLYSQGFSISEISRRTGYARETVRKYLKKKTAPEPQKRPPKPSKLDPFKPYIQEKLKEGPYTAVRLYREIKEMGFDGGKTIVKDFVREVRPKQGVPAVLRYETKPGVQAQVDWAEMGTVEVDGKVKKLFCFNMILGYSRMRYVEFTLSIDTPTLIQCHLNAFEYFGGFTQEILYDNMKQVVIKRALKSSDSEWNPQFEDFFKCFGFIPRLCRPYRPQTKGKIENTVGFVKRDFFLGRRFTSLEDLNAQVHRWLERVNSTVHGTTYQIPLERFKEEKLSPLDQVPPYKVVHKETRKVSRDCYISFLGNKYSVPYRFAGRTAELQILEGIFEVYVDYEKVCEHEILPGNCRVSRKKEHFQGLLSEILKENSKCKKDSQIPLKFSDPEVEKRSLDVYEIFSEGGFE, encoded by the coding sequence ATGCTGAAAACGGAGGAATGGCTATTGATACGAGATTTGTATTCACAAGGCTTCAGCATCAGTGAGATCTCTAGAAGAACAGGTTATGCTAGGGAAACTGTGAGGAAATATCTTAAAAAGAAAACTGCCCCAGAACCTCAGAAACGTCCGCCAAAACCGAGTAAACTTGATCCTTTCAAACCTTACATACAAGAAAAACTCAAAGAAGGTCCTTATACTGCTGTTCGCCTTTATAGGGAAATCAAAGAAATGGGTTTTGATGGAGGAAAAACCATAGTCAAGGACTTCGTAAGAGAAGTCCGACCTAAACAGGGAGTCCCTGCTGTACTCCGCTATGAAACAAAACCAGGTGTACAGGCTCAGGTTGACTGGGCAGAGATGGGAACAGTTGAGGTTGATGGAAAGGTAAAGAAACTCTTTTGCTTCAACATGATTCTTGGATATTCAAGAATGAGATATGTTGAATTTACACTGAGCATAGACACTCCCACTCTTATTCAGTGTCATCTGAACGCTTTTGAGTACTTTGGAGGATTTACACAGGAGATCCTCTATGATAACATGAAACAGGTTGTTATCAAAAGAGCCTTAAAATCATCAGATTCCGAATGGAACCCACAGTTTGAGGATTTCTTCAAATGCTTTGGTTTTATTCCAAGGTTATGCAGGCCTTACAGGCCTCAGACAAAAGGGAAAATTGAAAATACAGTCGGTTTCGTCAAGAGGGATTTCTTCCTTGGAAGAAGGTTTACCTCTCTCGAAGACCTGAACGCCCAAGTTCACAGATGGTTGGAAAGGGTAAATTCAACTGTCCACGGAACAACCTATCAAATCCCTCTTGAACGCTTTAAGGAGGAGAAACTGAGCCCTCTGGATCAGGTTCCTCCTTACAAAGTTGTCCATAAGGAGACCAGAAAGGTCTCCAGAGACTGTTATATTTCGTTCCTTGGAAATAAGTATTCTGTTCCTTACAGGTTTGCAGGGAGAACTGCAGAGCTTCAGATCCTTGAAGGAATATTCGAGGTCTATGTTGATTATGAGAAAGTCTGTGAACATGAAATCCTTCCTGGAAACTGCAGAGTTTCAAGGAAAAAGGAACATTTCCAGGGTCTCCTGAGTGAGATTCTTAAAGAGAACTCAAAATGCAAAAAAGATTCACAGATCCCGTTGAAGTTCTCAGATCCCGAAGTTGAAAAAAGGTCTCTTGATGTCTATGAAATATTTAGTGAAGGTGGTTTTGAATGA
- a CDS encoding glycosyltransferase: protein MASHKSICIVGPSKRFLSGISYYTIRLANAMSAEKDVSVVCFRQLLPTFLFPGKSHVGKDISDLSFSPEISVFDGMDYNNPLTWVRAYNFIQLHKPDVIVLQWWTSSVAHMHLLLKFFASVLNKPKIIIEFHEVVDPFEESILPIRLYSKITGKLLRKNLDAYITHSESDKKLVAERYAIAPEKIHVIPHGLYDQYGKVLDSKEAKKTLSIKEEFVILSFGLIRKYKGIPYLIRAFEQLPAEILEKSKLLIVGEIWEDRKELLDQIEASPYSGRITIVDEYVPDEKVSLYFSAADVVVLPYLRASQSGIAHIAMSFGKPVVVSEVGGLKESMAGYEGTFFVPPGDVESIRQTILNLLGKNECYEAPDQKWDKIINRYIELIQSI, encoded by the coding sequence ATGGCATCCCACAAAAGCATTTGCATAGTCGGACCTTCTAAGCGTTTTTTAAGTGGTATCAGTTATTATACAATTCGTCTGGCAAACGCGATGTCTGCGGAAAAAGATGTCTCTGTTGTCTGCTTTCGGCAGCTCCTGCCAACCTTTCTTTTCCCAGGTAAATCTCATGTAGGAAAAGACATTTCAGACCTGAGTTTTTCACCTGAAATTTCCGTTTTTGATGGAATGGACTATAATAATCCTTTGACGTGGGTCCGAGCATACAATTTTATTCAATTACATAAACCTGATGTCATAGTTTTACAGTGGTGGACTTCTTCAGTTGCGCACATGCACCTTTTGCTTAAGTTCTTTGCAAGTGTACTTAACAAACCTAAAATAATCATTGAGTTCCATGAAGTCGTGGACCCTTTTGAAGAGTCTATACTACCTATCCGTTTATACTCAAAAATAACGGGAAAATTGCTCCGTAAAAACCTTGATGCATATATTACCCATTCCGAATCTGACAAAAAGCTTGTTGCAGAAAGGTATGCAATTGCCCCTGAAAAAATCCATGTAATTCCTCACGGCCTCTATGACCAGTATGGGAAAGTGCTTGACAGTAAAGAAGCAAAAAAAACTCTCTCAATAAAAGAAGAATTTGTTATCCTTTCTTTCGGTTTAATTCGCAAATACAAAGGTATCCCTTATCTTATCAGGGCTTTCGAACAGCTTCCTGCTGAAATCCTTGAGAAAAGCAAACTACTGATTGTCGGAGAAATCTGGGAAGACCGCAAAGAACTTCTTGACCAGATCGAAGCTTCCCCTTACTCCGGCAGGATTACGATTGTGGACGAATATGTCCCCGATGAAAAAGTAAGCCTTTACTTCAGCGCTGCAGATGTGGTGGTCTTGCCCTACCTTAGAGCTTCCCAGAGCGGAATTGCGCATATAGCCATGTCTTTTGGAAAACCGGTTGTGGTTTCTGAGGTAGGCGGCCTGAAAGAATCTATGGCTGGATATGAAGGTACTTTTTTTGTTCCCCCCGGAGATGTAGAATCCATCCGGCAAACTATTCTGAATCTTCTTGGAAAGAACGAGTGTTATGAAGCTCCGGATCAAAAATGGGATAAAATTATAAACCGTTACATCGAATTAATACAATCTATTTAA
- the istB gene encoding IS21-like element ISMac3 family helper ATPase IstB → MNNFTYERLHNNLQYLKLNSIEELLDNYLEIAARDNKTTMEVLDYLFEQEKKHREAVAIERRMKSAVFPVKKTLEEFDFEFQKSIDKKAIEDLATLRFVHNSENVVFLGPPGVGKSHLAIALGIEVAKAGISVYFTNTGNLIEKLKIANREGMLEKKLRDLMKYKVLIIDEIGYLPFDEEGAHCLFQLISRRYEKSSTILTSNKSYGEWGEIFKDHVIAAAVLDRILHHSTTINIKGESYRLKERKKQGIKTGNICQ, encoded by the coding sequence ATGAACAACTTCACCTATGAGAGACTTCACAATAACCTGCAATACCTGAAACTTAATTCTATCGAAGAGCTTCTGGATAACTACCTTGAAATTGCTGCAAGGGACAACAAGACAACAATGGAAGTCCTTGATTACTTGTTTGAACAGGAAAAGAAACACAGAGAAGCTGTTGCAATTGAGAGAAGGATGAAAAGTGCAGTTTTTCCCGTTAAAAAGACTCTTGAGGAATTCGATTTTGAATTTCAGAAATCCATTGATAAAAAAGCAATCGAAGACCTTGCAACCTTGAGATTTGTTCATAATTCAGAGAATGTCGTTTTCCTTGGTCCTCCCGGAGTTGGAAAGTCTCATCTTGCAATCGCTCTTGGGATTGAAGTAGCAAAAGCAGGGATTTCGGTTTACTTTACCAATACAGGAAACCTTATCGAGAAGTTGAAAATAGCAAATCGAGAAGGAATGCTTGAAAAGAAACTAAGGGACTTGATGAAATATAAAGTGCTGATAATTGACGAAATAGGGTATCTCCCATTTGACGAAGAAGGAGCTCACTGCCTATTTCAGCTGATCTCAAGACGGTATGAAAAGAGTTCAACGATCTTGACATCAAATAAATCATATGGAGAATGGGGAGAGATATTCAAGGACCATGTAATAGCGGCTGCTGTACTTGATAGGATTCTCCACCATTCAACTACGATTAACATCAAAGGGGAAAGTTACAGGCTGAAAGAAAGGAAGAAACAGGGAATAAAAACAGGAAATATATGCCAGTAA
- a CDS encoding glycosyltransferase family 4 protein, with amino-acid sequence MEIDYINGLKTDEIFGMSKYQSEIHKRLENVKLNRIEYPNISKVTGINKIVEYSVYPFIVKKKVIKNNIKHVTRQDLAFLLVLMKLKRTIVTCHDIIPISYYKTQSPVWKLNGKGLRKAEKIITVSEFSKKEIGKYIKYPEENIEIIHPAVDHNLYYRNRNKMILKKYGIKDNEKVILYVGAEEPRKNVQFIINSFSNLKKRIPEVKLLKVGMPNYPGVRRKLIQQIESLNLQKDIIFAGYVSELALAEIYNAVDLFVFPSLYEGFGIPPLEAMACGTPVITSNTSSLPEVVGDAAIQINPYDVEKFAEEMYEVLTNERLKEEMIRKGLERSKMFSWENSAKKTLKVYREM; translated from the coding sequence ATGGAAATAGATTATATAAACGGCCTGAAAACAGATGAGATATTCGGGATGTCAAAATATCAAAGTGAGATTCATAAGAGGTTAGAAAATGTAAAATTAAATCGGATAGAATATCCTAATATATCAAAAGTAACTGGAATTAATAAAATTGTAGAATATTCTGTATATCCATTTATTGTAAAAAAAAAAGTAATTAAGAATAATATTAAGCATGTGACCCGTCAAGATCTAGCATTTCTCCTAGTATTGATGAAATTAAAAAGAACCATCGTTACTTGCCACGACATCATACCGATATCATATTATAAGACCCAGAGCCCTGTTTGGAAACTTAATGGAAAAGGATTAAGGAAAGCAGAAAAAATAATAACTGTATCAGAATTCTCCAAAAAGGAAATTGGTAAATATATAAAATATCCGGAAGAAAATATTGAGATCATACATCCCGCAGTGGATCATAATTTGTACTATCGAAATAGAAACAAAATGATTTTAAAAAAATATGGGATAAAGGATAACGAGAAAGTAATTCTCTATGTTGGAGCCGAAGAGCCGAGAAAAAACGTTCAATTTATAATAAACTCATTCAGCAACTTAAAGAAAAGAATTCCAGAAGTAAAATTATTAAAAGTTGGGATGCCAAATTATCCTGGAGTAAGAAGAAAACTCATTCAACAAATAGAGTCTTTAAACCTGCAGAAAGACATTATCTTTGCAGGGTATGTATCGGAACTCGCATTGGCAGAAATATACAATGCTGTAGACTTGTTCGTATTTCCATCTTTGTATGAGGGATTCGGAATACCTCCTTTAGAAGCAATGGCTTGCGGAACCCCCGTCATAACCTCAAACACATCCTCACTACCTGAAGTTGTGGGAGATGCTGCAATTCAGATAAACCCTTATGATGTTGAGAAATTTGCTGAAGAGATGTATGAAGTACTGACCAATGAGAGACTCAAAGAAGAAATGATCAGAAAAGGACTGGAAAGGTCGAAAATGTTTAGCTGGGAGAATTCAGCAAAAAAAACATTGAAAGTTTACAGAGAAATGTAA
- a CDS encoding oligosaccharyl transferase, archaeosortase A system-associated, producing the protein MSSQDRPTSTFKSKIKSRLPCTLVVSIIGFIAFLIRIRPSNSVFLSNGFVRFGGNDPWYHMRTLNFLLENYPSRVFYNPMTNYPYGSYIHFGPLFDQMMAITSLLLGMGSPDQNLITTVGAYFPAVLGALTVIPVYYIGKYLGGHKTGILAAILIAFAPGQFLHRSVIGFTDHHVSETLFSTFFMMFFMLALISAKEKGLRFEHVITKNLDALKEPLIYSIMAGVMYSAYQLSWPGASLFLLITLVYAVIQYVLDNFRGESSDYLGIVGTVTFLVSSILILPFVHPEMGFSMYYYSWFHVVTALGALGIFEVLSFIEREFKKRNLKAYYLPLVIFGAFIFGLIAAKITVPSLYSLIINAPHSIFGIQTGGPSTIREVTSIFYPEGGFSFSRVYEYFTAPAFFASIAGMILLTANIVRKPRPEELLALVWGFLIFMAIYGQNRFAYYYSVNVAVMGAYLAGRFLELVKWGRLEESFGTNVKSLKDFPGFFKSVKIEQVFAVLVIFVVLVFPEYSSSMAQTTGTGGPNGPWIETCLWLQSNTPDPGMDYNAIYEAPEDGETFDYPETAYGVMSWWDYGHWIETIGHRMPNANPFQAGIGGRRGSIEDENQPGASTFFTAQSEEEATEVLEAVDPDPDKSGARYVISDIEMAALYDGKFLAMATWTLDSEGYYAQYQIEGNSQILPTMRYYNSMESRLHFLDGNGLKQYRLVHESWAGQSNEVAYKKIYNLFYGGNVSEEDSGYVKIFEYVKGANITGTAAPNETVKINTTILTNQGRTFEYSQSTTSDSEGRYKFTVPYSSEGPTSGETRFDTAPTGPYVVSYGNTTKEVRVNEEAVLNGEEVKV; encoded by the coding sequence ATGAGTTCTCAGGATCGTCCCACATCAACGTTTAAGTCTAAAATAAAATCCAGATTGCCTTGTACTCTGGTAGTTTCGATAATCGGTTTTATAGCTTTTTTGATCAGAATACGCCCCTCAAATTCGGTTTTCCTCTCCAACGGGTTTGTAAGGTTCGGGGGTAACGACCCTTGGTACCACATGCGGACCTTAAATTTTCTCCTTGAAAACTATCCCAGCAGGGTGTTTTACAATCCCATGACCAACTATCCTTATGGGAGTTACATCCATTTCGGTCCTCTGTTTGACCAGATGATGGCTATAACCTCTCTGCTCCTTGGAATGGGAAGTCCCGATCAGAATCTGATTACTACTGTGGGAGCTTATTTCCCTGCAGTGCTTGGAGCCCTTACTGTCATTCCTGTTTATTATATCGGAAAATATCTCGGAGGTCATAAAACCGGGATACTTGCTGCAATCCTGATAGCTTTTGCTCCGGGGCAATTTTTGCACCGTTCCGTCATAGGTTTCACGGATCATCATGTATCTGAGACTTTATTCAGTACTTTTTTCATGATGTTTTTCATGCTGGCTTTGATTTCTGCAAAGGAAAAAGGGTTGCGTTTCGAGCATGTAATTACCAAAAATCTCGATGCCCTTAAAGAGCCACTTATATATTCCATCATGGCTGGTGTCATGTATTCGGCTTACCAGCTTTCGTGGCCCGGAGCGTCTCTTTTCTTATTGATCACTCTGGTTTATGCTGTGATCCAGTATGTCCTTGATAATTTCCGTGGTGAGTCAAGTGACTACCTTGGGATTGTAGGAACGGTTACATTTCTTGTAAGTTCAATCCTTATCCTTCCCTTTGTTCATCCTGAAATGGGCTTTTCAATGTATTATTACTCCTGGTTCCACGTAGTTACAGCTTTAGGAGCGTTGGGGATTTTTGAAGTTTTAAGTTTTATTGAAAGGGAGTTCAAAAAAAGAAACTTGAAGGCTTATTATTTACCTCTGGTAATATTCGGAGCTTTTATTTTTGGGCTTATTGCAGCAAAAATTACGGTTCCATCTCTTTATTCGCTAATCATAAACGCTCCTCATTCAATTTTTGGGATCCAGACAGGGGGCCCCTCTACAATTAGGGAAGTTACCTCCATATTTTACCCCGAGGGGGGATTTTCATTTTCAAGAGTGTATGAGTATTTTACAGCTCCCGCTTTTTTCGCCTCAATCGCCGGAATGATCCTCCTGACGGCAAATATCGTCAGGAAACCAAGACCTGAAGAGCTGCTGGCTCTGGTATGGGGCTTTTTAATTTTCATGGCAATCTATGGCCAGAACCGTTTTGCATACTACTATTCAGTAAATGTTGCGGTTATGGGGGCGTATCTGGCAGGGAGGTTCCTTGAACTTGTAAAATGGGGCAGGCTCGAAGAAAGCTTCGGGACCAATGTAAAATCGCTTAAGGATTTCCCAGGTTTCTTCAAATCCGTAAAAATAGAACAGGTCTTTGCAGTTCTTGTCATATTCGTGGTGCTCGTTTTCCCGGAGTACTCCTCTTCAATGGCACAGACAACAGGCACTGGAGGTCCCAACGGACCATGGATTGAAACCTGCCTGTGGCTTCAATCCAATACTCCTGATCCGGGCATGGATTACAATGCAATCTACGAGGCTCCTGAGGACGGAGAAACTTTCGATTACCCTGAAACCGCTTACGGAGTCATGTCCTGGTGGGACTACGGGCACTGGATTGAAACTATCGGGCACAGGATGCCCAACGCCAACCCCTTCCAGGCTGGAATTGGGGGGCGCAGAGGAAGTATTGAAGACGAGAACCAGCCAGGAGCTTCTACATTCTTTACGGCCCAATCCGAAGAAGAAGCAACCGAAGTGCTTGAAGCCGTTGATCCTGATCCGGATAAATCCGGGGCTCGTTATGTGATCTCAGACATAGAAATGGCTGCTTTATATGATGGGAAATTTTTGGCTATGGCTACCTGGACCCTTGATTCCGAAGGGTACTATGCCCAGTACCAGATAGAAGGTAACTCTCAAATCCTGCCTACAATGCGTTATTACAACTCGATGGAATCCAGACTTCACTTCCTTGACGGAAATGGTTTAAAGCAGTATCGACTGGTTCACGAGTCCTGGGCGGGTCAGAGTAACGAGGTGGCGTACAAGAAGATCTATAATCTCTTTTACGGAGGCAACGTTTCCGAAGAGGATAGCGGGTATGTTAAAATCTTTGAATATGTAAAAGGTGCAAATATAACCGGGACCGCTGCTCCTAATGAAACGGTAAAAATAAATACAACAATTCTGACCAATCAGGGCAGGACTTTTGAGTACTCCCAGTCTACAACTTCGGACTCTGAAGGCAGGTATAAGTTTACCGTTCCCTATTCTAGCGAAGGTCCTACTTCCGGGGAAACCCGGTTCGATACCGCACCCACAGGTCCGTATGTCGTAAGCTACGGGAATACGACTAAGGAAGTAAGGGTTAATGAGGAAGCCGTGTTAAATGGAGAAGAAGTGAAGGTTTGA
- a CDS encoding glycosyltransferase family 4 protein: MKIAQICPRYFPDIGGVETHVKEISERLAKAGHDVEVITTDPTGKLNKRDTINGVKIIRFRSFAPGNAYYFAPQIYFYLKKHNYDVIHAHSYHALPALFAALGKRKRRFVFTPHYHRSGHTAFRNLLHKPYRFLGNIIFSRADTIICVSEYEKKLVESDFRVQGKTVKIPNGINFKEFEHLKRHQKKDEEKILLYVGRLEEYKGVQYIIQSLPELRDFRLRVVGKGPYEEELHEMAKDLGVSERVEWLKNLSRRELLECYASSDVFLMLSSHEAYGITVAEALAAGTPCVVAKGSALEEFVDGKNCVGIENPVTVKKVIKVIETLQKLEINEGEWNSGRLKGIVDWNDISVRIEKLYKDIEIIIQNK, translated from the coding sequence TTGAAAATAGCCCAGATTTGCCCCCGCTATTTCCCTGATATTGGAGGAGTAGAAACGCATGTCAAAGAGATTAGCGAGAGGTTGGCCAAGGCAGGGCACGACGTTGAGGTCATAACGACAGACCCGACGGGAAAATTGAACAAAAGGGACACCATAAACGGGGTAAAGATTATCAGGTTCAGGTCTTTTGCCCCCGGCAATGCATACTATTTTGCTCCTCAGATCTATTTTTATCTTAAAAAACACAATTATGACGTGATTCACGCACATAGCTATCACGCACTTCCGGCGTTATTTGCAGCCCTGGGAAAACGTAAAAGAAGATTTGTGTTTACCCCACATTATCACCGGAGCGGGCATACCGCTTTTAGAAACCTGCTGCATAAGCCGTACAGATTTTTAGGAAATATTATTTTTTCACGGGCAGACACGATAATTTGTGTGTCTGAGTACGAAAAAAAACTTGTTGAATCCGATTTCAGGGTTCAGGGAAAAACGGTAAAAATTCCAAACGGGATTAACTTTAAAGAGTTTGAACACCTGAAGCGCCATCAAAAGAAAGATGAAGAGAAAATCCTCCTATATGTGGGCCGCCTGGAAGAATATAAAGGAGTACAGTACATTATTCAAAGTCTGCCTGAGCTCCGGGATTTCAGGCTAAGGGTTGTTGGAAAGGGACCCTATGAAGAAGAACTCCACGAGATGGCAAAGGACCTGGGGGTATCTGAGAGGGTTGAGTGGTTAAAAAACCTGTCAAGAAGAGAACTGCTTGAATGTTATGCATCATCTGATGTGTTTTTGATGCTTTCTTCTCATGAAGCATATGGAATAACAGTTGCAGAGGCGCTGGCTGCAGGGACTCCCTGTGTGGTTGCAAAAGGAAGTGCGCTTGAAGAGTTTGTGGATGGGAAGAACTGTGTGGGGATTGAAAACCCGGTAACAGTAAAAAAAGTGATAAAAGTGATAGAAACTCTTCAAAAACTTGAGATAAATGAAGGAGAATGGAATTCTGGAAGACTGAAAGGAATAGTTGACTGGAATGATATTTCAGTGAGAATCGAGAAACTATACAAAGACATTGAAATAATTATTCAGAATAAATAA